From a region of the Candidatus Dependentiae bacterium genome:
- a CDS encoding alpha/beta fold hydrolase, translating to MEFKKVVMVCLALALLTSFVLALYTYYKVRKTCSRSTHILYNARRAEGAKIFTGVYKAQEIALYTQDGIALSLYQLIRPHARRVILFCHGFWQAKEFLYKFAALFPDDTLLFLDFRTHGSSKGRWISYGYYESQDVRAAVDYIKHTKQMAELPLYAIGLSMGSASILKAAYEGAPLDGIVIDSGFACLTTQMGRLFTRMTGLKQCFFGPTKQLFEYTLGGAIADVSPAKFIQALSIPVLIIHSTTDKTVPVEDAYALYSCARGKKELWTVSGPGHVQIYKYYPQEYKQKFDNFFNNN from the coding sequence ATGGAATTTAAAAAAGTAGTAATGGTTTGTTTAGCTCTCGCGTTATTAACCAGTTTTGTCCTAGCACTTTATACTTATTATAAAGTAAGAAAAACGTGCAGCCGATCAACACATATTTTATACAATGCTCGTAGGGCTGAAGGCGCAAAGATTTTTACTGGCGTATATAAGGCTCAAGAAATTGCTTTATATACTCAAGATGGTATTGCATTATCACTGTACCAGCTCATAAGGCCTCATGCTCGTCGGGTTATTTTGTTTTGCCATGGCTTTTGGCAAGCTAAAGAATTCTTATATAAGTTTGCGGCTCTATTTCCTGATGATACTCTTTTATTTTTAGATTTTCGTACTCATGGCAGCAGTAAAGGTCGGTGGATATCTTATGGTTACTATGAATCTCAAGATGTACGAGCAGCAGTTGATTATATCAAGCATACTAAGCAGATGGCAGAGTTGCCTCTCTATGCTATAGGATTGTCTATGGGAAGCGCTAGTATTTTAAAGGCTGCTTATGAAGGAGCTCCACTAGACGGTATAGTAATCGATTCAGGTTTTGCATGCCTTACTACCCAAATGGGTAGGCTTTTTACCCGTATGACTGGTTTAAAGCAGTGTTTTTTTGGTCCCACTAAACAGCTTTTTGAATATACTTTAGGTGGTGCTATTGCGGATGTAAGCCCTGCTAAGTTTATACAAGCTCTCTCTATTCCTGTACTTATTATTCATTCAACAACGGATAAAACTGTTCCTGTTGAAGATGCATACGCATTATATAGCTGTGCCCGCGGCAAAAAAGAACTGTGGACAGTTTCTGGTCCCGGCCATGTTCAAATATATAAGTACTATCCCCAAGAGTACAAACAGAAATTTGATAATTTCTTTAATAATAACTGA
- a CDS encoding HIT domain-containing protein, whose translation MTDHTDCVFCAIIAGTIPATIIAQNDDILVIQDIAPKATIHYLILPKKHIKDVQSFGPRDCCIAGKMFKMAQQLSQEDPHAHEFRLLINSGYTVGQRVFHLHAHFLAGAIISEF comes from the coding sequence ATGACAGATCATACTGACTGCGTATTTTGTGCTATTATTGCAGGTACTATTCCTGCTACTATTATCGCTCAAAATGATGATATACTCGTTATTCAAGATATTGCTCCTAAAGCAACTATTCATTATCTTATTTTGCCAAAAAAACATATCAAAGATGTACAATCATTTGGGCCACGTGACTGCTGTATTGCAGGCAAAATGTTTAAAATGGCTCAACAGCTTTCGCAAGAAGACCCTCATGCTCACGAGTTTAGACTGTTAATTAATAGCGGCTATACTGTTGGACAACGAGTATTTCATCTTCATGCCCATTTTCTTGCTGGTGCCATTATATCTGAATTTTAA
- a CDS encoding OPT/YSL family transporter, with protein sequence MKFKLMRLSVSVLLALLSTAVMSYISMATPIGPWIDTTLVLCSMLIFTLLGKTLSRFVYTSSVSLTTAAGSLGGILATGAGFSLPTLYFVDRPLFDLWMSQPLYFASMISVFSFVAGSFGLLVAHLFQDYCLIKQELPFPIGELIYKTIAAQGQLRKAIELAGAFIATSLSLYIRQCTQFIADTVVLVDKHVFSLFSLPQISLPIEQMPIYLAVGFVTGHVIATPLLVGLFSKIFCIEPLYALYMHSHFLKTTGLTLNDFILAFGSGMVLYGAVVGFLDIPKLIKSVTKNIQSAQSGGSKSSFIATHAKAIPLRQAFVALTGCVGFLTYCNFSPLAQVYVLVFSFVCTYQLVVIAGKIGLAPLGRFATFVMVPGMFLFGFDKLQTVLVAAFVEIAGGVASDALFGRKTALLASIDMRRVVRYQWFGLFVSSCAVGGIFWLLIAHFGLGAEGLAVSKAAGRALLINIQSFDLYALAMGFIFGFIVSYTSISAPLLLGGIVMPPYMSLLLICGGFLAYAIKNKEDYYPLCSGIFAASSIWMLIKAFLQSGCAV encoded by the coding sequence ATGAAATTTAAATTAATGCGCTTGAGCGTTTCTGTGCTTCTTGCATTGCTTTCAACTGCAGTGATGAGCTATATCTCTATGGCTACACCTATAGGCCCTTGGATTGATACTACATTGGTATTGTGTAGTATGTTGATTTTTACTTTACTTGGTAAAACCTTAAGCCGCTTTGTTTATACAAGTTCAGTAAGTCTTACTACGGCTGCTGGAAGCCTAGGAGGTATTTTAGCTACAGGTGCGGGTTTTTCTTTGCCGACATTATATTTTGTCGATAGGCCACTATTTGACCTCTGGATGAGTCAACCTCTTTATTTTGCAAGTATGATAAGTGTTTTTTCATTTGTAGCAGGTAGCTTTGGACTTCTTGTAGCCCATTTGTTTCAAGATTATTGTCTTATAAAGCAAGAGCTTCCTTTTCCTATTGGGGAGCTTATTTATAAAACTATAGCAGCTCAAGGTCAACTGCGTAAAGCCATTGAGCTTGCAGGCGCATTTATAGCTACTTCGCTTAGTCTCTATATACGTCAATGTACTCAGTTTATAGCAGATACTGTTGTGCTTGTTGATAAGCATGTATTTTCATTGTTTTCTTTGCCTCAAATTAGTCTGCCTATAGAGCAGATGCCTATTTATTTGGCAGTAGGCTTTGTTACTGGTCATGTTATTGCCACTCCGCTTTTAGTAGGCCTTTTTTCTAAAATATTTTGTATTGAACCGCTTTACGCTCTTTATATGCATTCACACTTTTTGAAAACTACTGGCCTTACTCTGAATGATTTTATTTTAGCTTTTGGTAGTGGTATGGTGCTGTATGGAGCAGTAGTAGGATTCTTAGATATACCTAAGCTTATAAAATCGGTTACAAAAAATATTCAATCTGCTCAATCAGGTGGCTCAAAAAGCTCGTTTATAGCTACCCATGCTAAAGCTATACCGTTGCGTCAGGCATTTGTAGCGCTAACAGGTTGTGTAGGCTTTTTAACTTATTGCAATTTTTCTCCTTTGGCTCAAGTGTATGTGCTTGTTTTTTCTTTTGTATGTACGTATCAATTAGTTGTTATAGCCGGCAAAATAGGTCTTGCTCCTTTAGGCCGCTTTGCTACGTTTGTTATGGTTCCTGGTATGTTTTTATTTGGTTTTGATAAGCTGCAAACAGTGCTCGTTGCAGCCTTTGTAGAGATAGCTGGTGGCGTGGCAAGTGATGCATTGTTTGGTCGAAAAACTGCTCTTTTAGCATCAATTGATATGCGTCGCGTAGTGCGTTATCAGTGGTTTGGGCTCTTTGTAAGTTCATGCGCTGTAGGTGGTATATTTTGGCTTCTTATAGCACATTTTGGTTTAGGAGCAGAAGGTCTTGCAGTAAGCAAAGCTGCTGGACGAGCATTGCTTATTAATATACAGAGTTTCGATCTCTATGCCTTAGCTATGGGTTTTATTTTTGGATTTATTGTTAGTTACACTTCTATAAGTGCGCCGTTACTTTTGGGTGGTATTGTAATGCCTCCTTATATGTCATTGCTTTTAATCTGTGGTGGTTTTCTTGCTTATGCTATTAAAAACAAAGAAGACTATTATCCATTATGTTCAGGTATATTTGCAGCAAGCTCTATTTGGATGCTTATTAAGGCGTTTCTTCAAAGTGGTTGTGCAGTATAA
- a CDS encoding C39 family peptidase, translating to MKLKNIVFSIILFFSGVLRAVEWTWLYSINPNTELSENIFATNTEGSWVKAGVPRFSQLIFSWNSLRPAKGHYSFWVRVRDSVTKKWYKWHQMAQWGTDQKGRNLQRSFYSKTVYGTNYSFVRLDLPKGRLADGFSIKIKAHNNASIKYIKNITVNICNLRLFSSEAFAAQPKLLQSVYIKGVPRKSQMALKHPRCEVLCSPTSTTMLINHLLKKNLDARHVANGVYDSGLGVYGSWAFNTAHAFEVSNNKVLFHVQRLDSFKTLHSYLARGIPVVVSVRGPLKGAASPYASGHLLLVVGYNKRFKKVLCQDPAFKKDSATAVAYNLKDFLLSWERSNRLAYVARYA from the coding sequence ATGAAGCTAAAAAATATAGTTTTTAGTATAATTTTGTTTTTTTCTGGTGTTTTAAGGGCGGTTGAGTGGACCTGGCTTTATTCTATAAATCCTAACACTGAGCTGTCTGAAAACATTTTTGCTACAAATACTGAAGGTTCTTGGGTTAAAGCAGGGGTTCCCCGTTTTTCACAGCTTATTTTTTCCTGGAATTCACTCAGGCCTGCAAAGGGCCATTATAGTTTTTGGGTTCGGGTACGTGATAGTGTAACTAAAAAATGGTATAAATGGCACCAAATGGCTCAATGGGGTACAGACCAAAAAGGACGCAACCTTCAGCGATCATTTTATAGTAAGACTGTCTATGGTACTAACTATTCATTTGTACGACTGGATTTGCCTAAAGGGCGGCTTGCTGATGGTTTTAGTATTAAAATTAAAGCTCATAATAATGCTTCAATTAAATATATAAAAAATATCACGGTTAACATCTGTAATTTGCGTCTTTTTTCTTCTGAAGCTTTTGCTGCGCAACCTAAACTGCTTCAATCAGTATATATTAAAGGAGTGCCTCGTAAGTCTCAGATGGCACTTAAGCATCCCCGGTGCGAAGTATTGTGTTCTCCGACATCAACAACTATGCTTATCAATCATTTACTTAAAAAGAATTTAGATGCCCGTCATGTTGCTAACGGTGTCTATGATAGTGGTTTAGGTGTATATGGCAGTTGGGCTTTTAATACAGCCCATGCTTTTGAGGTAAGTAATAACAAAGTATTGTTTCACGTACAACGCTTAGATTCTTTTAAAACGTTGCACAGTTATCTTGCGCGCGGTATTCCAGTAGTCGTAAGTGTGCGTGGTCCATTAAAAGGTGCGGCCTCACCTTATGCTTCAGGCCATTTATTATTAGTCGTTGGATACAATAAACGGTTTAAAAAAGTGTTATGCCAAGATCCTGCCTTTAAAAAAGATTCAGCTACTGCTGTAGCTTATAACTTAAAAGATTTTTTGCTTAGCTGGGAGCGATCAAATCGACTTGCATATGTAGCTCGTTATGCGTAA
- the prfB gene encoding peptide chain release factor 2 — translation MLVDELREKIKNTEPDIKVIQSYWENSGLEQEFQRLHTLSTQEEFWQNPQQAEILKELQRVRLLRDSYTEVMHSHAEFPELLDLFETDEQELAQLREDIFKWARIAARFKISLLLSDEQDKVNCFLSVNSGAGGTESQDWAEILLRMFVRFAERENMNAQVLDFLPGEGAGIKSATLFIKAKNAYGLLKGEQGIHRLVRISPFDASKRRHTSFAAVTVTPEVPDVEITIDPKDLRIDTYRAGGAGGQHVNKTDSAVRITHLPTNIVVQCQNERSQMQNKEIAMKMLMAKLVQKEKDEKKSKSDAIEKKKIEWGSQIRSYVLHPYKMVKDHRTDFESPQPDLVLDGDLMEFIEAYLLYTHTQT, via the coding sequence ATGTTAGTTGATGAGTTAAGAGAAAAAATAAAAAACACAGAACCAGATATTAAGGTTATTCAGTCCTATTGGGAAAACTCAGGCCTTGAACAAGAATTTCAACGCCTTCATACCTTGAGCACGCAAGAAGAGTTCTGGCAAAATCCCCAACAAGCAGAAATTTTAAAAGAGTTACAACGCGTACGCCTTTTACGTGATAGCTATACAGAAGTTATGCATTCCCATGCTGAATTTCCTGAGCTCCTTGATCTTTTTGAAACAGATGAACAAGAACTTGCTCAGCTACGAGAAGATATTTTTAAATGGGCACGCATTGCAGCACGATTTAAAATAAGTCTGCTTTTAAGCGATGAACAAGATAAAGTTAACTGCTTTTTAAGCGTCAACTCAGGTGCTGGTGGTACAGAATCGCAAGATTGGGCAGAAATACTTCTTCGTATGTTTGTACGCTTTGCTGAACGGGAAAATATGAACGCACAAGTACTTGATTTTTTACCTGGCGAAGGAGCAGGCATAAAATCAGCTACGCTGTTTATTAAAGCTAAAAATGCCTACGGTCTTCTAAAGGGAGAACAAGGCATACATAGATTAGTACGCATTTCACCCTTTGATGCAAGCAAAAGGCGCCATACTTCTTTTGCCGCAGTAACAGTAACACCAGAAGTACCAGACGTTGAAATTACTATAGACCCTAAAGATCTACGCATTGATACTTATAGAGCTGGCGGAGCGGGCGGACAGCATGTTAACAAAACCGACTCAGCTGTGCGCATTACCCATTTACCTACTAATATAGTAGTACAATGCCAAAATGAGCGATCTCAAATGCAAAATAAAGAAATTGCAATGAAAATGCTTATGGCAAAGCTTGTGCAAAAAGAAAAAGATGAAAAAAAGTCTAAATCAGACGCAATTGAAAAAAAGAAAATTGAATGGGGCTCTCAAATACGTTCCTATGTATTACACCCCTATAAAATGGTAAAGGATCATAGAACAGATTTTGAATCACCCCAACCGGATCTTGTTCTTGATGGAGATTTAATGGAGTTTATTGAAGCTTATTTATTATATACCCACACTCAAACATAA
- a CDS encoding HAD hydrolase-like protein yields MAQSLITNIIWDLGGTLFTPDLKHVNQQPNSSYGLLTYVYGGYKQPNHANTIDTQIKAIEILNRLGKQQPGAELIRLPNGQPAPQVVVDWLAGTISNEEALKGALEHYYQTIKEDADFIPDGEKHIVKSMLYALFSPETLIECMQVVKPMAQLLAECAQNNNYTLYVLSNWDKPSFELLYKSFQGQNIFKYFKKENILISSMVGLIKPQKKIYEYFIEHYSIDPKQSVFIDNQVENIQAAQAHGIASLLFKPNGTQELREQLKALGVI; encoded by the coding sequence ATGGCTCAAAGTTTGATCACAAATATTATTTGGGACCTGGGAGGCACTTTATTTACCCCGGATTTAAAGCACGTAAACCAACAACCTAACAGCTCTTATGGATTACTTACCTATGTGTACGGAGGCTACAAACAACCAAATCACGCTAATACTATAGATACACAAATTAAAGCAATCGAGATCCTTAATCGCTTAGGAAAACAGCAACCAGGCGCTGAACTTATACGGCTGCCCAATGGCCAACCAGCTCCTCAAGTAGTAGTTGATTGGCTTGCAGGCACCATTTCTAACGAAGAAGCTCTTAAAGGAGCCTTAGAACACTATTACCAAACAATCAAAGAAGATGCGGATTTTATTCCTGATGGCGAAAAGCACATTGTTAAAAGCATGTTATACGCACTTTTTAGCCCTGAAACTTTAATAGAATGTATGCAAGTTGTTAAACCAATGGCACAGCTGCTTGCTGAATGTGCCCAAAACAATAACTATACACTCTATGTGCTATCAAATTGGGACAAGCCTTCTTTTGAGCTACTGTACAAAAGCTTCCAAGGCCAAAATATATTTAAGTATTTTAAAAAAGAAAATATACTTATTTCATCAATGGTTGGCCTTATTAAGCCCCAAAAAAAGATATATGAGTACTTTATTGAACACTATAGTATTGATCCTAAACAGTCCGTATTTATTGACAATCAGGTAGAGAATATTCAAGCAGCGCAAGCACATGGCATAGCATCCCTGCTTTTTAAACCAAACGGAACTCAAGAGTTAAGAGAGCAACTAAAAGCATTAGGCGTTATATAA
- the gmk gene encoding guanylate kinase, producing MVGKLFIISAPSGAGKTSLVTALLKNKSTLKRLITYTSRAPRVGEIYGYDYYFVSEAEFKLKIEEGFFLEWSLVYGAYYGSARSLLDSLASGQSFVAVVDRQGAQALCQLIKGAVLIWINTPSLSVLEDRLRARATDSQERIAYRLKLAEQEIKQEQVEVFFHYTVINDVFEEALSSLSALIDKNGVI from the coding sequence ATGGTAGGTAAGCTTTTTATCATTTCGGCTCCATCGGGTGCAGGTAAGACCTCTCTTGTAACAGCTTTGCTTAAAAATAAATCCACACTCAAGCGCCTTATTACCTATACCTCTCGCGCTCCTCGCGTTGGTGAAATTTATGGTTATGATTACTATTTTGTATCAGAGGCTGAATTTAAACTAAAAATAGAAGAGGGTTTTTTTTTAGAGTGGAGCTTGGTTTATGGGGCATACTATGGCTCAGCTCGATCTTTGCTTGATAGTCTTGCTTCAGGGCAATCTTTTGTTGCTGTAGTAGATCGTCAGGGTGCTCAAGCTTTATGCCAATTGATAAAGGGGGCTGTGCTTATTTGGATTAATACACCAAGCTTAAGTGTGCTAGAAGATCGGTTAAGGGCAAGGGCGACTGACTCGCAAGAGCGCATAGCCTATAGATTAAAACTAGCTGAACAGGAAATAAAACAAGAGCAAGTGGAAGTGTTTTTTCACTATACGGTTATTAATGACGTTTTTGAGGAAGCTTTAAGCTCCTTGAGCGCTTTAATAGATAAAAATGGGGTTATTTAG
- a CDS encoding ABC-F family ATP-binding cassette domain-containing protein: MIQLRAISLSFNAQTIFDSISCYFKSDQRIGVVGRNGTGKSTLLKIIAGQLKADSGQVSIEKYSKIAYMPQEVVLTSDKSVYDEAFTVFEEFNALEKERIELEVILATPECTEHTVERYALLQEKLLLFDKQAAEKKTEQLLTGLGFSRAMFEQPVQHLSVGWKMRLVLAQLLLQEADFYLFDEPTNHLDLVTQQWFFEFLAQSRFGFLLVSHDRYYLEEACDNILELERGNANLFNGNFSYYLNQKEQQRAVTQSAYERQQKEITRKQETIERFRASATKAKMAQSMMKQLDKVERIEIEPLMPTIRLSFPQADRSGAMVLTLKEVKHSFDEKLLFERVTANIQRGEKVALIAPNGTGKTTLFNVIAGKYGLQQGNISFGTNVQHAIFEQDQLQVLKPNNTIYQEVLDACPLVTEAAIRTFLGSFLFSGDDIYKKIKVLSGGERNRVAMVKVLLQKANFLLLDEPTNHLDLYAKEVLLQALQQYNGTILLVSHDHDFINKLATHILELTPTGLHSYAGTYDEYRERAAQQSSEKDQPTNELTSNGKSSSKPTIGITGEAHLRKELSIVERKIAQFEKESMKINELFCEYEYGTPDYNKAVTKLEAVQQSLKESMVQWEQITKQLGN, translated from the coding sequence ATGATACAATTACGTGCTATTTCCTTATCCTTTAACGCCCAGACCATATTCGATTCTATTTCATGTTACTTTAAAAGTGATCAGCGTATCGGAGTGGTAGGGCGTAATGGTACGGGTAAATCAACATTACTTAAAATTATTGCAGGGCAGCTTAAAGCTGACAGTGGTCAAGTGAGTATAGAAAAATATTCTAAAATTGCTTATATGCCTCAAGAGGTAGTACTCACATCAGATAAATCGGTATACGATGAAGCTTTTACCGTATTTGAAGAGTTTAATGCATTAGAAAAAGAGCGTATAGAGCTAGAAGTTATTTTAGCTACTCCTGAATGCACAGAGCACACTGTTGAACGGTATGCTCTTTTACAAGAGAAGTTGCTTTTGTTTGATAAACAAGCAGCCGAGAAAAAAACAGAGCAGCTGTTAACCGGGCTTGGTTTTAGTCGCGCAATGTTTGAGCAACCAGTGCAACATTTAAGTGTTGGTTGGAAGATGCGTCTTGTACTTGCTCAGCTATTGCTACAAGAAGCTGATTTTTATCTTTTTGACGAACCTACTAACCATTTGGACCTTGTTACTCAGCAGTGGTTTTTTGAATTTTTAGCTCAGTCTCGTTTTGGCTTTCTTTTAGTTTCTCATGATAGATATTATTTAGAAGAAGCGTGTGATAATATTTTAGAACTAGAGCGTGGTAACGCAAACTTATTTAATGGTAATTTTAGCTATTATTTAAATCAAAAAGAGCAGCAAAGAGCTGTTACTCAGTCAGCTTATGAACGTCAACAAAAAGAAATTACTCGTAAGCAAGAGACTATAGAGCGTTTTAGAGCATCAGCTACAAAGGCTAAAATGGCTCAAAGTATGATGAAGCAACTTGATAAAGTTGAACGTATTGAGATAGAGCCTCTTATGCCTACAATCAGACTTTCGTTTCCTCAGGCTGACCGCTCTGGAGCCATGGTACTTACTTTAAAAGAAGTTAAACATTCTTTTGATGAAAAACTGCTTTTTGAGCGTGTTACTGCTAATATTCAGCGTGGTGAAAAAGTAGCACTTATAGCGCCTAACGGTACTGGTAAAACTACTTTATTTAATGTTATAGCGGGTAAATATGGCCTTCAACAAGGAAATATTAGCTTTGGTACAAATGTGCAGCATGCAATATTTGAGCAAGATCAATTACAAGTTCTTAAGCCAAACAATACAATATATCAAGAGGTACTTGATGCTTGTCCTTTGGTAACTGAAGCAGCTATTAGAACATTTTTAGGTTCATTTTTGTTTAGTGGCGACGACATTTATAAAAAAATTAAAGTGCTTAGTGGTGGTGAGAGAAATAGAGTTGCTATGGTTAAAGTGCTTCTTCAGAAAGCTAACTTTTTGCTTCTTGATGAACCTACCAACCATTTAGACTTATATGCAAAAGAAGTGCTGTTACAAGCGCTACAGCAATATAATGGTACTATACTTTTAGTATCACATGATCATGATTTTATAAACAAGTTAGCTACACATATTTTGGAGCTTACTCCTACAGGTCTTCATAGTTATGCCGGTACTTATGATGAATATAGAGAGCGAGCGGCACAACAAAGTAGCGAAAAAGACCAACCGACTAATGAGCTTACAAGTAACGGTAAAAGTTCAAGTAAACCTACTATAGGTATAACTGGTGAAGCTCATTTACGCAAAGAACTTTCTATTGTTGAACGCAAAATAGCTCAGTTTGAAAAAGAGAGCATGAAAATAAACGAGCTGTTCTGTGAGTATGAGTATGGTACTCCTGACTATAATAAAGCGGTAACTAAGCTAGAAGCCGTTCAACAAAGTTTAAAGGAATCTATGGTACAATGGGAACAGATAACAAAGCAGCTTGGAAACTAA
- a CDS encoding aquaporin, with product MKKLLMEFIGTFFFIFTIAMTSNPFAIAAMLMAWIYIGGSVSGAHYNPAVTLAVALRGRLAWDAVPGYMIAQVLGGFVAFALTYFFKNSIAITQPGLGVTFLQAFIMETLLAFVLALVVLVVATWDKFRLNHIFGFAIGFTIPALAALGSPVSGGLFNPAIALGSVLFGLTQRIPLVWQDLGMYVGGALLGGVLAAYAFRYFILDEDYLS from the coding sequence ATGAAAAAACTATTAATGGAGTTTATAGGAACATTCTTTTTTATATTTACTATAGCTATGACCAGCAATCCTTTTGCTATTGCTGCTATGCTTATGGCATGGATATATATAGGTGGTTCTGTATCAGGAGCACACTATAACCCTGCTGTTACACTAGCAGTAGCATTACGTGGTCGTTTAGCTTGGGATGCTGTGCCAGGCTATATGATAGCCCAAGTGCTTGGTGGTTTTGTAGCATTTGCATTAACTTATTTTTTTAAAAATAGTATAGCTATTACTCAACCAGGACTAGGAGTTACTTTTTTACAAGCCTTTATTATGGAAACGCTGTTAGCCTTTGTATTAGCATTAGTTGTATTAGTAGTAGCTACTTGGGACAAGTTCCGCCTTAATCATATATTTGGTTTTGCAATAGGTTTTACTATTCCAGCACTTGCTGCTCTTGGTAGCCCTGTATCGGGAGGTCTTTTTAATCCTGCTATAGCGCTTGGTTCAGTACTTTTTGGCCTTACTCAACGCATTCCTCTAGTGTGGCAAGATTTAGGCATGTATGTTGGCGGCGCTCTTTTGGGTGGCGTGCTTGCTGCTTATGCTTTTAGATATTTTATACTTGATGAAGATTACTTAAGCTAA
- a CDS encoding DMT family transporter, producing the protein MLELFGVFALLASAISTNKLILYILPPLFFVGIRMLLAGFILISYLIYSKQLVSRSVLKKHWFELCIATACTTYAPSLLKAYALQLLPSSKAAFFGTLDPFVTALYAYLLWREKLTIKKTIGMFFGFLGACVLLTSRTCVEEQLRALSFISYPELAALGAVVIGRYGWITVQRLLKNNIFSPVQINSITMVGSGVLSLLSSLCLEKSPELFNPGLYYSKVCSELSLYTFFNKFFYLNNSQVFFFVALIAYTILVGNVISYTLYATVLKRYTATFIALTSFSVPLFVQLYGWLFLQEQLSLYFFVACLLTFIGLILFYQKT; encoded by the coding sequence ATGCTAGAACTTTTTGGGGTATTTGCACTACTAGCCAGCGCTATATCTACTAATAAACTTATTTTATATATACTGCCGCCTCTCTTTTTTGTAGGCATTCGCATGCTGCTTGCAGGCTTTATACTTATTTCTTATCTTATATACTCAAAGCAGCTTGTTTCACGTAGTGTTTTAAAAAAGCACTGGTTTGAACTGTGTATAGCTACTGCTTGTACTACCTATGCACCCTCATTGCTTAAAGCGTATGCTTTACAGTTGCTTCCTTCTTCTAAAGCGGCTTTTTTTGGCACTTTAGATCCTTTTGTAACAGCTCTTTATGCTTACTTACTATGGCGTGAAAAGCTCACAATAAAGAAAACTATCGGCATGTTTTTTGGCTTTTTAGGTGCCTGTGTACTCTTAACATCCCGCACTTGTGTTGAAGAGCAGTTGCGCGCTTTATCTTTTATTTCGTACCCTGAATTGGCCGCCTTAGGAGCAGTAGTTATAGGACGTTACGGCTGGATAACCGTACAAAGATTACTTAAAAACAATATATTTTCACCTGTACAAATAAATAGTATAACGATGGTTGGCAGTGGAGTGCTTTCGTTGCTGAGCTCCTTATGCTTAGAAAAAAGCCCTGAGCTTTTTAACCCTGGGCTTTATTATTCTAAAGTATGTTCAGAATTATCTTTATATACTTTTTTTAACAAGTTTTTTTATTTGAATAACTCACAAGTTTTCTTTTTTGTAGCTCTTATAGCGTATACTATACTTGTAGGAAACGTTATATCCTATACGCTCTACGCTACGGTTTTAAAGCGCTATACGGCTACCTTTATAGCACTTACGAGCTTTTCTGTGCCTCTTTTTGTACAACTGTATGGCTGGCTCTTTTTACAAGAACAACTTTCACTTTATTTTTTTGTTGCCTGTCTTTTAACCTTTATAGGTCTTATACTCTTTTATCAAAAAACTTAG